CATCGGTCAACTGACCACCGCCGGATATAACGTGCCAAGGCTCGACGAACTCAACCTCGACCGCGAACTGCTCCACATCGCGCTCCGGGAAGGCAGGCTGGTCCGAGTCTCAGATGATCTCGTGTTCCTCCCCGGCCAGATCGAGGCCATCCGGAGTCGACTACAAGAATTGCCCACCCCGTTTGGGGTGGGCAATTTCAAGGATGTCATTGGAGTATCGCGCAAATACGCAGTGCCACTGCTCGAGTACTTCGACGCGATCGGGGTTACCCAACGCGTCGGAAACGATCGGATCCTGCGCTAGCTGGCTCGCACCCGGCGGTCGACCTCGGTCGTCCCACCCCAGATGCCATAGGGTTCGCGAATCTCCAGTGCATAGGAGACACAGTCACCCTGGACCGGGCATACATCGCAAATGGCCTTGGCCCGCGACTCGCGCCGCTCGCGCTCATCCTTCTTTTCGAAGGTGCTCGGAGGGAAGAACAGGTGTGAATGGTTACCCCGGCAAAGCCCTTGAATCTGCCAGTCGCCGATGGCCAAACTCACAATCACTCCTCCTCAGGATCGCCTTGGTACCTTCGGGAAGCTACCACCCACCCCGCCAGGCCGCCAGGAAAATTTTAGGAGGTCTAGGTTTGTTTTTCGCGATCTGGCAGCTCGACCTCAAGGAACATGCCCTGAACTGAGGCGACCACCACGGGAGATCCCTGCGAGATACCGGCTTCACGATGGGACGTCGCCCGCCAGCGAGCTCCCTCTATTTCGACCAGCCCTTCGCCGGTGACATCCGTCAGAGCAACCCCCATCGCGCCGATGAGATGGTCACGACCCATCGTTTGTGTCGTGAACCGGGAGCGCGCCACCGTCGACATGGCGAACATGTAGAAGAGCGCCACCCCGAGG
This sequence is a window from Acidimicrobiia bacterium. Protein-coding genes within it:
- a CDS encoding WhiB family transcriptional regulator, translating into MIVSLAIGDWQIQGLCRGNHSHLFFPPSTFEKKDERERRESRAKAICDVCPVQGDCVSYALEIREPYGIWGGTTEVDRRVRAS